From the genome of Longimicrobium sp.:
GGAAGGTGGCACGCCCCGGATCGGCCTCGAAGCGGCGGTGGCGATAGTCCTCGCCCTCCACGCGCAGCACCTCGAACGCCGACGACAATTCCTCGATCTCGGCGGTGAAGCTCTTCTGGTCGAAGCGGCCGCGCCCCAGCTCGTCGGGGATCGTATTCGAGGTCGTCGCCACGCGGATACCGTCCGCCAGGGCGCCGCGGAGGAAGGCGATGGCCAGCTTCAGGTTCCCCGGATCGTCCAGCTCCCATTCGTCCACCGCCACCAGCCGCTGCCCCCGGAACGCCTCGCGCGCCTGCTCCACCCCCAGCAGGCCGATGGCGTATACCAGTTCGTCGAAGCTCAGGTAGGCGCTGGGCTTGGGCGCCGCGTTCCACAGCGACGCCAGCAGGTGCGTCTTGCCCACCCCGAAGCCGCCGTCCAGGTACACGCCCGCGCCCCGCTGCCGGCCGCCAAGCGCGCTGCGGAGCCGCGACCAGCCGCCCGTGGACGCGTGCATCTCGTCAGCGACCTCGCGCAGCCGGTCTACGGCAGCGGCCTGGGACGGGTGCCGCCCGTCGGGGCGGTAGTCCTCGAACCGCTTGTCCGAAAACCGCCGCGGCGGAACGAAGGCCGCCAGCAGCTCGGCCGCGCTCGGGCGGGCCGGAATCTGGTCCAGCAGGGTGGAAAGACGAAGCACGTGCACCTGGATTGATCGGCCGGTTCAACGGCCGGTAACCTATCGCCTCGCGGGGCCGGGGCCAACATCCTTGACGTGCCCGCGGCTGCCTCTTATCATCTCATCTAACACTGTTAAGTATCCGGACGAGGTTATGGGAACGAAGGAACGGCGGGACCGGGAGCGGCAGGAGACGCGCGAGAAGATTCTCGACGCAGCGCGCGAGATGTTCGCCACGCACGGTGTCGAGGCGACCACCATGCGCGCCATCGCCGAACGCGTGGAGTACACGGCGGCTGCCATCTACCACCACTTCAAGGACAAGGACGCGCTGATCATCGAGATGGTGCACGGCGACTTCCGCGCGCTGGGGCAGCAGTTCGTCCGCTTTGCGCAGGTGCCCGACCCGGTGGAGCGCCTGCGGCTGATCGGGCTGGCATACGTGGAATTCGCCATCCACAAGCCGCACCACTACACCATCATGTTCATGACGCGCACGCCGTACACCGAGCCGGACTTCGATCGCGGCAACCCGGAGCAGGACGCGTATGCGCTTCTGCTGCACACCGTGACGGAAGGGATCGAGCAGGGCCGCTTTCGCCCCGAGCTGAACGACGCGGAGCAGCTTGCGCAGATGATGTGGGCCTCGGTGCACGGGCTGGTGTCGCTGCAGATCGCCAAGTGCGACGACCCGTGGATCCACTGGCGCGACCTGCGTGAGACGTCGGCGCTCACCATCGACGCGATGATTCGTGGAATCCTGCGCGAGGGATGATTCATTTTACCCATACGCTTAACACTGTTAGAAAGTAGTATCCCGATAGGTCGTCGGTATTCCGAACGGCAGGTTCACCCCGACAGGAGGCTGGTACCCATGCTGTCACCCACTCGGCTCGCGCCGATGCTCGTTCTTCTTCTCGCCGCCGCCCCGCTCGCCGCCCGAGCCCAGGGCGATCCGCTGGGCGGGTACGTTCGCCAGGCGATGGAAAACAACCTCTCGCTGCGGCAGGAGCGCCTTTCGGCCGAGCGGAGCAGCGCGGCCGTGCGCGAGGCGCGCGGGCTGCTGCTGCCGACCGTCAGCTTCGACGCCCGCTACAGCGAGCTCAGCGGGGGGATGAACCTGGGCGACCTGGTGAACCCGGCGTACGAGGCGCTCAACCAGGTGACGGGCACCACGCAGTTTCCTACCAACATCGACGCGCGCCTCCCGATGGCGCAGGAGACCAAGATCCGCATCGCGCAGCCGCTGCTGGCGCCCGCGGCGTGGGAAAACCAGCGGCTGCGGCGCACGCTGGCCGACCTGGACGGCGCCGCGCTGGGCACCGCCACGCGCCAGCTCGCCGCTGACGTGCAGACGGCCTACCTGGACTACGCCCGCTCCGCCCGCGTCGTCGAGCTCTACCGGAACACGCTGCCCCTGCTGCAGGAGAACCTTCGCGTGGCGGAGCGGCGGGTGGAGAACGGGACGGCCACCCCCGACGCCGTTCTGCGCGCCCGCGCCGAGCGCGCCGAAACGGAGCAGGCCTTGGCGGAGGCCGAGGGGCGCTCCACGGCCGCGCTGCGGCGCTTCAACTTCCTGCTGGGCCGTGACCTGGACACCCCCGTCGAGGTGCTCGCCGACTCAGCGCTCGCCTATCCGCTGGCCGTCACGGAGGAAGACGTGGTGCGCTCCGCCCTCGCCGGACGCGAGGAGCTGATGCAGGGCGCTGCCGGGGTGCGCGCGGCCGAGTCGCAGGTGCGGCTGGCCCGCGCCGGCCAGCTGCCGACGGTCGCGCTCGCCGTGGACTACGGCATTCAGGGCAACGCCTACCGCTTCGGCAAGGACGACGACTTTGCCATCGCCTCCCTGGTGGTGTCGTGGAACGCGTGGAACGGCGGGCAGCACGGCGCCCGCCGCGAGCAGGCCCGCCTGGACGCGGACCGCGCCCGCAGCCGCCGCGAAGAGATCGGCCGGCAGGTGGAGCTGCAGGTGAGGACGGCGTACCGCGGCGCGCAGGTGGCCCGCGGCGCCATCGCCACCGCGGAAGAGCGGCTGGCGGCGGCGGAGCGCACCTACCAGCTGGTCGCCCGGCGCTGGCAGGAGGGGATCGCGCCCCAGATCGAGCTGCTGGACGCCCGTACGTCGTTCACGGCGGCGGGGCTGAACCTGATCCTTACGCGATACGAGTACGCCGCCCGCTGGGTAGAGCTGGAGCGCGCCGCCGCGCTCCGCGACCTGGCCCGCTGACCGCGCCCATCAAACGAGAGGAATCCGACGATGAATACGAAGTCCCTGACTTTCGCGCTTTCGCACTCTCGCACCTTCGCACTCCTCGTCCTCGCTGCCGCGTGCGGCAAGGACGCGGGCGCCGCCATCCCACCCGCCGACAACACCGTCGCCGTCCGCACCGCGCCGGTGGCCCGCGAGTGGGTGACGCAGCCGGTGACGGCTACGGGCACGCTGGCCAGCAAGGACGAGATCGACCTGTCGTTCAAGATGCCCGGCGTGGTCGCCCGCGTCCTCGTGGCCGAGGGGCAGGCGGTCCGCCGCGGCCAGCCGATGGCGACTCTGGACCTTCGC
Proteins encoded in this window:
- the zapE gene encoding cell division protein ZapE; translation: MHVLRLSTLLDQIPARPSAAELLAAFVPPRRFSDKRFEDYRPDGRHPSQAAAVDRLREVADEMHASTGGWSRLRSALGGRQRGAGVYLDGGFGVGKTHLLASLWNAAPKPSAYLSFDELVYAIGLLGVEQAREAFRGQRLVAVDEWELDDPGNLKLAIAFLRGALADGIRVATTSNTIPDELGRGRFDQKSFTAEIEELSSAFEVLRVEGEDYRHRRFEADPGRATFLDDASMEHARSRAGERALAAGFQELLNGLGTVHPIRYYAVVEAVDELLIEGVQPMTDLYDGLRWVHFVDKVYDGAVPFSATADAELDELFPRAWLTGAFGKKFSRCLSRMEEMLGERRMELAA
- a CDS encoding TolC family protein; the encoded protein is MLSPTRLAPMLVLLLAAAPLAARAQGDPLGGYVRQAMENNLSLRQERLSAERSSAAVREARGLLLPTVSFDARYSELSGGMNLGDLVNPAYEALNQVTGTTQFPTNIDARLPMAQETKIRIAQPLLAPAAWENQRLRRTLADLDGAALGTATRQLAADVQTAYLDYARSARVVELYRNTLPLLQENLRVAERRVENGTATPDAVLRARAERAETEQALAEAEGRSTAALRRFNFLLGRDLDTPVEVLADSALAYPLAVTEEDVVRSALAGREELMQGAAGVRAAESQVRLARAGQLPTVALAVDYGIQGNAYRFGKDDDFAIASLVVSWNAWNGGQHGARREQARLDADRARSRREEIGRQVELQVRTAYRGAQVARGAIATAEERLAAAERTYQLVARRWQEGIAPQIELLDARTSFTAAGLNLILTRYEYAARWVELERAAALRDLAR
- a CDS encoding TetR/AcrR family transcriptional regulator, translating into MGTKERRDRERQETREKILDAAREMFATHGVEATTMRAIAERVEYTAAAIYHHFKDKDALIIEMVHGDFRALGQQFVRFAQVPDPVERLRLIGLAYVEFAIHKPHHYTIMFMTRTPYTEPDFDRGNPEQDAYALLLHTVTEGIEQGRFRPELNDAEQLAQMMWASVHGLVSLQIAKCDDPWIHWRDLRETSALTIDAMIRGILREG